From Fusarium fujikuroi IMI 58289 draft genome, chromosome FFUJ_chr07, a single genomic window includes:
- a CDS encoding AVO2-like protein, whose translation MTRRPPLCESVNSRLSCPRLIASRIEPSIRVRRAIHANDATLLRRILKSHPTLLLNPDSSPSGLSNSNMHLAASLGHREVCEVLLQLGHEDPVPALNETHQTALMLASAEGHTEVVQLLCEHDKTCILRRDIRGRDAVMEASLGGHDTIVQLLLTFVPGGPYDAVRRADVEGNTALHFASGNGNLLVLRTLLAAGADIHKRNIWNWTPAAYSATVQAEVYLKGLVNEVGKRQQQQQKREIESAKKGGGVRVVEATSDED comes from the coding sequence ATGACCCGCCGTCCCCCATTATGTGAGAGCGTCAACTCGAGATTATCATGCCCAAGACTAATCGCCAGTAGGATTGAGCCCTCTATTCGCGTTCGCCGGGCAATTCATGCCAATGATGCGACACTCCTCCGCCGAATTCTGAAGTCACATCccactctcctcctcaaccccgACTCTTCACCATCCGGTCTCTCCAATTCGAACATGCACCTAGCAGCCTCACTAGGCCATCGCGAAGTCTGCGAAGTCCTCTTGCAGCTTGGTCACGAAGATCCAGTCCCTGCACTCAACGAGACCCATCAAACAGCACTTATGCTCGCCTCAGCCGAAGGCCATACCGAGGTTGTACAACTCCTCTGCGAACACGATAAAACATGTATACTTCGCCGCGACATCCGAGGTCGTGATGCTGTGATGGAAGCTAGCCTTGGCGGACACGACACTATCGTCCAACTCCTCCTTACGTTTGTCCCCGGCGGACCTTACGATGCAGTCCGCCGCGCGGACGTTGAAGGGAATACGGCGTTGCATTTTGCGAGTGGGAACGGCAACCTGTTAGTGCTGCGAACGCTGCTGGCGGCGGGCGCGGATATACATAAGCGAAACATATGGAATTGGACGCCAGCTGCGTACAGCGCTACTGTGCAGGCCGAGGTCTATCTGAAGGGTCTGGTGAATGAGGTGGGCAagagacagcagcagcaacagaagaGGGAGATTGAGTCAGCTAAGAAGGGAGGGGGGGTTCGTGTCGTTGAGGCTACTAGCGACGAAGACTAA
- a CDS encoding probable saccharopine dehydrogenase (NAD, L-lysine-forming), translating into MSDYPHILLRAEEKPLEHRSFSPAIIKTLVDAGYPISVERSSTDPKFKRIFEDSEYEAAGARLVDTGVWPNAEPGTIILGLKELPSEDFPLKNDHITFAHCYKNQGGWEQVLGRWARGGSRLYDLEFLVDEQGRRVSAFGYHAGFAGAALGIKTLAHQLQGSSSKLPSVETFTDGRGYYLNEDELVNQIREDLAKAEKALGRKPTALVLGALGRCGKGAVDLFLKAGMPDDNITRWDLNETKDRDGPYEEIAKADVFLNAIYLSKPIPPFINQELLAKQGRNLAVVIDVSCDTTNPHNPIPIYSINTTFEDPTVPVEIKDDQNNLPLSVISIDHLPSMLPREASEAFSEGLKESLLTLKDRETSRVWTDAEKLFHEKVALLPEELRTKSV; encoded by the exons ATGTCTGACTATCCCCACATTCTCCTTCGCGCTGAGGAGAAGCCTCTCGAGCACCGATCTTTCTCCCCCGCAATTATCAAGACACTCGTTGATGCTGGATACCCCATTTCCGTCGAGCGATCGTCTACCGACCCCAAGTTCAAGCGTATCTTTGAGGACTCAGAATATGAGGCTGCTGGTGCTCGTCTTGTCGATACGGGTGTCTGGCCCAACGCTGAGCCTGGAACAATCATTCTCGGCCTAAAAGAGCTACCTTCTGAGGACTTCCCGCTCAAGAATGACCACATT ACATTTGCACATTGTTACAAG AACCAAGGCGGGTGGGAGCAGGTCCTCGGTCGCTGGGCACGCGGTGGCAGCCGGCTTTACGACCTCGAGTTTCTTGTGGACGAACAAGGTCGGCGTGTTTCTGC ATTTGGGTACCACGCGGGCTTCGCCGGTGCTGCGCTCGGAATCAAGACACTCGCTCACCAGCTGCAGGGCTCGTCCTCTAAACTTCCTTCTGTCGAGACATTCACTGATGGCCGCGGATATTACTTGAACGAAGATGAGCTCGTCAACCAGATTCGTGAGGATCTCGCTAAGGCTGAAAAGGCTCTCGGACGTAAGCCCACTGCTCTCGTCCTTGGTGCTCTTGGACGATGTGGTAAGGGTGCCGTGGACCTTTTCCTGAAGGCCGGCATGCCTGATGACAACATTACCCGCTGGGACTTGAACGAGACTAAGGACCGTGATG GCCCTTACGAGGAGATCGCCAAGGCTGATGTCTTCCTCAACGCCATCTACCTCTCCAAGCCCATTCCCCCTTTCATCAACCAAGAACTCCTTGCCAAGCAAGGTCGCAACCTCGCTGTTGTCATCGACGTTTCTTGTGACACCACAAACCCTCACAACCCTATCCCCATCTactccatcaacaccaccttTGAGGACCCAACCGTCCCCGTTGAGATCAAGGACGATCAGAACAACCTCCCCCTATCCGTCATCAGCATTGATCACCTCCCTTCCATGCTTCCCCGCGAGGCTAGTGAGGCCTTTAGTGAGGGTCTCAAGGAGTCTCTGCTCACACTCAAGGATCGCGAGACTTCGCGGGTGTGgactgatgctgagaagctcTTCCATGAGAAGGTTGCCCTGTTGCCCGAGGAGTTGAGAACCAAGAGTGTTTAA